From Triticum urartu cultivar G1812 chromosome 2, Tu2.1, whole genome shotgun sequence, a single genomic window includes:
- the LOC125540829 gene encoding two-component response regulator ORR42-like, producing MELKAKGSTSIKALLVEDIGVCRLVLSTILLRLHCEVILAMNGKEAVDLFLAGKKFDIVLFDKNMPIMTGPEAIVKIRAMGETNVKMVGVSADNHAMEAFMSAGADLFVPKPMRMEALGPIIQEVINKKKSEMV from the exons ATGGAGCTCAAGGCCAAAGGATCCACCTCTATCAAGGCACTACTTGTAGAGGACATTGGAGTTTGTAGGTTGGTCCTCTCAACAATTCTGCTCAGACTTCACTGTGAGGTTATTCTAGCCATGAATGGGAAGGAAGCTGTTGATTTGTTCCTTGCGGGGAAAAAGTTTGACATTGTTTTGTTCGATAAGAATATGCCTATCATGACTGGTCCAGAG GCAATTGTGAAGATTCGTGCTATGGGGGAAACTAATGTGAAGATGGTTGGGGTTTCTGCCGATAACCATGCCATGGAGGCGTTCATGAGTGCTGGTGCTGATTTATTTGTGCCCAAACCAATGAGGATGGAGGCTCTTGGCCCTATCATTCAGGAGGtcatcaacaagaagaagagtgagaTGGTCTAG